The window CATGGGAAGACTTTGATGCCGAGGTAGTCGGTGCGGCGGGGAGCGGCATGGAGGGGATCCTGCTGGCGCGCAAATATCGTCCCGATGTGCTCATCGTGGATATTAAGATGCCGGGGCTCTCGGGGCTGGATGTGATCACGCGTTTGCGTGAGGAACTGGATGCAGAGTACATTATCCTTTCGGGATACAGTGAGTTCGAGTACGCGCAGCAGGCAATTTCGCTCGGCGTATGTGCCTATCTCCTAAAGCCGCTCGATGATGAGGAGCTCACCTCTGCTGTGCGTCTTGCGGCAGAGCACATTGCGGAGCGCCGATTCCATCTGCGTAAGCGTGGGGCGGCAGAGACGGACCGCGTTCATCTTGATCTGCCGGAGGAGGAGCCGGTGCGCGGCTATCTGCTTCATGCGGTGCGGCACATGGAGGAGCATATGGCGGAGCCGCTTACCGTGCGCGAGGTTGCCGATGAGCTGGGGCTTAGTGTCAGCTATCTGCACAAGCTCTTTGCGCGCTGCGGAACCTCGTTCAGTGCGTATCTGACGGATTGCCGTCTGCGCCGTGCGGGGCAGCTGTTGCGCGAGAGTGATGAAAAGATTTACGCCGTTGCCGCAGCGTGCGGCTATCAGGATACGCGCTATTTCAGTAAAATTTTTCAGAAGCACATGGGGGTTAAGCCAACGGAATATCGACATAGGAAAAATCTATAGAAATCTTTCTCCGAAGATCTAGCCAAACAAATAAAAAT of the Selenomonas dianae genome contains:
- a CDS encoding response regulator transcription factor, with amino-acid sequence MIKVLIIDDEPLQRQGIMRLTPWEDFDAEVVGAAGSGMEGILLARKYRPDVLIVDIKMPGLSGLDVITRLREELDAEYIILSGYSEFEYAQQAISLGVCAYLLKPLDDEELTSAVRLAAEHIAERRFHLRKRGAAETDRVHLDLPEEEPVRGYLLHAVRHMEEHMAEPLTVREVADELGLSVSYLHKLFARCGTSFSAYLTDCRLRRAGQLLRESDEKIYAVAAACGYQDTRYFSKIFQKHMGVKPTEYRHRKNL